In one window of Euwallacea similis isolate ESF13 chromosome 4, ESF131.1, whole genome shotgun sequence DNA:
- the LOC136408369 gene encoding uncharacterized protein, translating into MTKVTELSLNGIDHTSNPCYIKNFSKRMLKTQVFVGTFQEKRFVQKLNSYRDVVKIDSKETQFIENLMTVKNKVRKDLSDITWIGITEPNTVGAPVGYSLWVVLPVEVFGTYWFKVKSIEFVAGEMRIKLEILRKFVEKEMDPLESANQSNLCFKEIFNQAKSNSFSFFKEHITFANFKETVIFISLLVSTIVVGVVNVIKYLMEYILRLLPQISNFIKSITPIVEKCFDFIYKIIHGIFSLVVTLVYSYRTPQQTYPRPYYDNMQYLEDSRENFRRRRGLPYRSSVIIEPLDD; encoded by the coding sequence ATGACGAAAGTAACAGAATTATCGTTAAATGGCATCGATCACACTTCCAACCCTTGTTAcataaagaatttttccaaGAGAATGTTAAAAACTCAAGTGTTTGTGGGTACTTTTCAGGAGAAACGTTTCGTGCAAAAACTCAATTCCTATCGGGATGTAGTTAAAATTGACTCCAAAGAGACCCAGTTCATCGAGAACCTAATGACTGTGAAGAACAAGGTGAGGAAAGATCTGTCTGACATCACTTGGATAGGTATTACTGAGCCAAACACCGTGGGAGCGCCAGTGGGATACTCCCTGTGGGTAGTTTTGCCGGTTGAAGTGTTTGGGACATATTGGTTTAAAGTAAAATCCATAGAATTTGTAGCTGGCGAGATGCGAATCAAACTTGAAATTCTCCGTAAGTTTGTTGAAAAGGAAATGGATCCTTTAGAATCTGCAAATCAGAGTAATCTGtgttttaaggaaatttttaacCAAGCCAAATCAAACTCCTTTAGTTTTTTCAAGGAGCATATCacttttgccaattttaaagaaactgtAATATTCATATCATTGCTCGTTAGCACTATTGTAGTAGGTGTggtaaatgtaataaaatatcttatgGAATATATTTTAAGACTCCTcccacaaatttcaaattttatcaagAGCATCACTCCAATTGTAGAAAAAtgctttgattttatttataaaattatacatgGGATTTTTAGTTTAGTTGTTACTTTAGTGTATAGTTACAGAACACCACAACAGACTTACCCTAGACCATATTATGATAATATGCAATATCTAGAGGATTCGCGAGAGAATTTCAGACGAAGGCGCGGTTTGCCATATAGATCTTCAGTTATAATTGAGCCTCTTGATGATTGA
- the LOC136408368 gene encoding lipase 3-like codes for MSLNQLSKILFVFLNCVSVLLGQKKPNNVCPTFRDYFTMANNSKCWYDFAAELTVPDIIRNTGYPIITYKVRTEDDFHLTVFRIPGVNDKKPPVFMLHGVQSTSGIFVGLGKRSIAFQLADAGYDVWLGNYRGTEYSEGHESLNVTQKEFWDHSVDEISRYDVPAMLQLVQYHAGNKGKTIYIGHSLASSAAMMFASERPRLAESLVSLFIFLGPAYKMTNMRSPYRVLFPLFYPALEVTGALNVVQVVSRGYARQLTRPTCMASPVIMLACVTMVNMFIGPFTNIAPETIPVYFNQLPGGTSLKTLTFLRESTKGNFRKYDYGPGKNTFLYGSKTPPEYDIKKITVPIFIIYARNDWATTKQDALYLYKELPEPIRAGIYGVEKLNFNHNDFFFGKDSDELVTKPVMQVIEKFMKKQREKQRHKDKESINNI; via the exons ATGAGCCTCAATCAACTGTCCAAGATACTGTTTGTGTTCCTAAACTGTGTCTCGGTTCTTCTTGGGCAGAAAAAGCCCAACAATGTATGCCCGACGTTTCGAGACTACTTCACCATGGCCAACAACAGCAAGTGCTGGTACGACTTTGCAGCCGAGTTAACTGTG CCGGATATAATACGCAACACTGGATATCCGATCATCACATATAAAGTGCGCACCGAGGACGACTTTCATTTAACGGTGTTTAGGATCCCTGGAGTTAACGACAAAAAGCCGCCGGTTTTTATGTTACATGGGGTGCAAAGCACCTCGGGGATCTTCGTTGGATTGGGAAAGAGATCGATAG CATTTCAACTAGCTGATGCCGGCTATGATGTGTGGCTGGGTAATTACCGAGGAACTGAATATTCAGAAGGACATGAATCTTTGAATGTCACTCAAAAGGAATTTTGGGACCACAG TGTAGATGAAATTTCCCGCTACGATGTTCCGGCGATGCTGCAACTGGTCCAGTACCACGCGGGAAACAAAGGGAAAACCATCTATATTGGTCACTCTCTGGCTTCCTCTGCCGCAATGATGTTTGCTTCAGAAAGACCACGCTTGGCAGAAAGTCTGGTCTCCCTGTTTATATTCCTAGGGCCGGCGTATAAAATGACCAACATGAGGAGCCCTTACAGAGTGCTATTTCCTCTTTTTTACCCTGCTTTA GAGGTTACTGGCGCTCTGAACGTAGTTCAGGTGGTATCTAGAGGGTATGCCAGGCAACTGACTAGGCCTACATGCATGGCCTCTCCAGTTATAATGTTGGCGTGTGTCACTATGGTCAATATGTTCATCGGGCCGTTCACTAATATTGCTCCA GAAACAATTCCTGTATACTTTAACCAGCTACCAGGAGGAACTTCCCTGAAAACGCTAACGTTCCTGAGGGAGTCGACAAAGGGCAACTTCAGGAAGTACGATTACGGGCCTGggaaaaatacctttttgtACGGCAGCAAAACGCCTCCGGAAtacgatattaaaaaaataactgtgccaatattcattatttatgcCAGGAATGATTGGGCCACCACCAAACAG GACGCCCTGTATCTTTACAAGGAACTGCCGGAACCAATAAGGGCTGGTATTTACGGGgtagagaaattaaatttcaatcacAATGACTTTTTCTTCGGGAAAGATTCTGACGAATTGGTGACCAAACCTGTTATGCAGgtcatagaaaaatttatgaagaaaCAAAGGGAAAAGCAAAGGCATAAAGATAAGGAGAGTATTAACAATATTTAA
- the C901 gene encoding uncharacterized protein C901: MIRGLVGTALLLVVPSILLHVSGDFGTNSDRPNNVCPTFDDYYTIKNNSNCWYDLGADYVAPDIIQMLGYPVQTYRVVTKDGYVLTMFRIPNDGSVNPHAKKHPVYFQHGLVATCNNFLALKRDSLAFVLWEAGYDVWLGNYRGTFPSEQHLNLTSRDPKFWETSMDDVALLDLPAMFHTILSHSEPGSQIIYVGHSLGTTFALMYGSEFPEEAKSIIKMFVLLCPAYTLNRMISPYKWFAPYGNWVIDTVRDLRLERVVSEASELRRLMTPCMESPPLMRLCMQLYNLFYGPNADFGPEMVPVYFRQLPGGTSIQILNHAADLVLGNFRKYNYPPRINMEKYGAPVAPFFDVTKIEVPTYIVYSTQDWATPEEDAWNLYRNLNEKARYCNRPGECVCKLGYYGSKCNKCIPLPGCQHGYCNASFECICQEGWDGLFCSEPICREGCHPARGYCTEPGHCKCRLGWAGRTCRECQILPGCVHGYCEKPLECKCFPGYTGILCQTPLCSRTCHKERGYCRKPGECRCKVGWWGENCEKCFPYPGCVNGTCNRPWECNCRKGWGGMLCNEQLTYCEDNPESCKNGAKCISVTHDEGSYRCLCREGTYGRHCELIDSPPVSTIKSVRNNASMVTQKPELMTTVKHENITLVYAQGQEHFVVDSAMKNRKNETENET; this comes from the exons ATGATCCGGGGGCTGGTGGGTACCGCGTTGCTGCTGGTGGTTCCGTCGATACTACTGCATGTATCCGGAGACTTCGGTACCAACAGCGATCGTCCTAATAATGTGTGTCCTACCTTCGACGACTACTATACCATAAAGAACAACTCCAACTGCTGGTATGATTTGGGTGCCGATTATGTTGCC CCCGACATCATTCAGATGCTGGGATATCCCGTGCAGACTTATAGAGTGGTCACTAAGGATGGATATGTTTTGACCATGTTTAGGATACCTAATGACGGGAGTGTGAATCCCCATGCCAagaagcaccctgtatattttcagcATGGGTTGGTAGCTACCTGTAACAACTTCCTGGCTTTGAAGAGGGACTCTTTGG CATTTGTCCTATGGGAGGCCGGCTACGACGTCTGGTTAGGAAACTACCGAGGCACATTCCCGTCAGAGCAACACCTAAATCTAACCTCTAGGGATCCGAAATTTTGGGAAACCAG TATGGACGATGTGGCCCTCCTAGATTTACCGGCCATGTTTCACACCATTCTCTCACACAGCGAACCTGGAAGTCAGATCATCTATGTGGGACACTCATTGGGGACAACGTTTGCCCTAATGTACGGCAGCGAGTTCCCTGAGGAAGCGAAGAGTATCATCAAAATGTTCGTCCTGCTATGTCCGGCTTACACTCTTAATCGCATGATCTCTCCTTACAAATGGTTCGCTCCTTACGGCAATTGGGTTATT GATACAGTGCGGGACTTGAGACTTGAACGCGTGGTATCCGAGGCCAGCGAACTCAGAAGATTGATGACGCCTTGTATGGAGTCCCCTCCTTTGATGCGACTCTGCATGCAACTTTACAATCTATTCTACGGTCCAAACGCAGACTTTGGACCTGAAATGGTCCCGGTGTACTTCAGACAACTACCCGGAGGCACCTCGATCCAGATTCTCAACCATGCCGCCGACTTGGTGTTGGGAAATTTCAGGAAGTACAATTACCCTCCGAGGATTAATATGGAGAAATATGGTGCCCCGGTGGCTCCCTTTTTTGACGTGACTAAAATCGAAGTTCCTACTTACATAGTGTATAGTACACAGGACTGGGCTACTCCCGAAGAG GACGCTTGGAACCTGTATAGGAACTTGAACGAAAAAGC TAGGTACTGCAACAGACCTGGAGAATGCGTTTGCAAGCTTGGGTACTATGGAAGTAAATGCAACAAATGCATTCCGTTGCCGGGATGCCAGCACGGGTACTGCAACGCCAGTTTTGAGTGCATTTGCCAGGAAGGTTGGGATGGACTCTTCTGTTCCGAGC CAATTTGTAGAGAAGGGTGCCACCCAGCTAGAGGGTACTGCACTGAACCTGGACATTGCAAATGCAGATTGGGGTGGGCTGGAAGAACCTGCAGGGAATGCCAGATATTACCGGGATGCGTTCACGGGTACTGCGAAAAACCTTTGGAATGCAAATGCTTCCCTGGTTACACGGGAATACTGTGTCAGACAC CATTATGCTCAAGGACGTGCCATAAAGAACGAGGATACTGCCGCAAGCCTGGAGAATGCAG ATGTAAGGTGGGCTGGTGGGGCGAAAACTGTGAAAAATGCTTCCCTTATCCAGGCTGCGTCAACGGTACTTGCAACAGGCCCTGGGAGTGCAACTGCAGGAAAGGCTGGGGAGGGATGCTCTGCAACGAAC AGCTGACATACTGTGAAGACAATCCAGAGAGCTGTAAAAATGGGGCAAAATGCATCTCAGTTACCCACGATGAAGGGTCGTACAGGTGCCTTTGCAGGGAAGGCACTTATGGTAGACACTGCGAGTTGATTGACTCCCCTCCTGTTAGCACTATCAAGTCTGTAAGAAATAATGCGTCTATGGTGACACAAAAACCTGAACTCATGACTACAGTGAAGCATGAAAATATAACTTTAGTTTACGCCCAAGGACAGGAACATTTTGTTGTGGATTCTGCTATGAAAAACCGCaaaaatgaaactgaaaatgagacttga